The following coding sequences lie in one Babylonia areolata isolate BAREFJ2019XMU chromosome 7, ASM4173473v1, whole genome shotgun sequence genomic window:
- the LOC143283997 gene encoding uncharacterized protein LOC143283997 isoform X1: MYRLFAFTLAAVCVCVCVCVCVRHRSWTGGRLMAAYVPDGAIGATCKLTMAERTGVTSSNSPAVAGGTLRTRQEPGTRCPPQPSELRIPFRAAGADLTCQLSRIRTMARESTSSSSSSQNAQDGESSERPVSGPSLQSHAGSLNRPRVSTESASRPFSSIPPTASASGWRNGDQGRGSAPGQRLRDVGGLSVGASLTGQPVAQSQRSFHHSLSSQAEAASARNPQVTPVSSLFSVNNEDAVDEEEDVSCSVCTESRRYLKKLPCRHCFCEYCLQQIVNQHTENNPAGHFPCPLCRARISIPERGASDFPISTAGNTPALQLDEMADTLARVTSQSMVKGRCEGCGEEDSRYTCVQCQKEVCEYCRHDHHQHPLLLVPSQNSLVLHGHQAASRCSRHPSQDVRFFCLSCQQLLCDFCHRDSHAKHRVKSLSQAAASAKQSLAKTQRRVDQCIRRLDAAREHATKEIQPISQNMLKIERDIRSRAAEARAVVDLYEKNAISSLKNKGDAFRKHMRVQLNIVQDKIAGMSAIRDHIRRLLRSDQPADLIKMQASANDTIDKDDYLDKYTDDLLFHQFSLELKHETFSRFTKEVTQWIGTPTVVKSAGPVPVMNVELVVPLPCTDPHIMTVLSVCPVGDNCVWINYHYGGDGAAITLIGMCNLHTGHLSRTFPSEGPVSLVKIGQGLALASSHNCQTLLVLEGRHEMLPTKSSCDRIVFAKRELRACLRASKTGHTKLVINVNTPQDVFEPTQNVFRLSGLQDPRQMDISSDGQLAVIVDKDDAIHVVSCGGWKARMVVSVKDNSKLLSVISDVCFFSLGGHEVLLVADPSREDVIVLDVSKYRCFHLGFLTHMSGRLQHPFALNVDSTTGYLVVACGGKSIVLCGDTGVKLGDGTKARLKTRSA; this comes from the exons ATGTATAGATTGTTTGCATTCACGcttgcagcagtgtgtgtgtgtgtgtgtgtgtgtgtgtgtgtgcggcacagGAGCTGGACAGGAGGGCGCTTGATGGCGGCCTATGTCCCAGACGGGGCAATAGGTGCAACATGTAAG CTGACAATGGCAGAACGCACAGGAGTGACCTCTTCCAATTCACCTGCTGTGGCCGGAGGCACTTTACGGACAAGACAAGAACCTGGCACCAGATGCCCCCCACAACCTTCGGAACTAAGAATCCCCTTCCGCGCAGCAGGTGCAGATCTCACGTGTCAACTGTCTAGGATTAGAACCATGGCTAGAGAATCGACATCCTCCTCATCGTCCAGTCAGAATGCACAGGACGGGGAGAGCTCAGAAAGACCAGTCTCTGGCCCGTCTCTCCAGTCACATGCTGGTTCCCTCAACAGGCCACGAGTCAGCACAGAGTCAGCCAGCAGGCCattttcctccatccctcccacagCCTCTGCCAGTGGATGGAGAAACGGTGACCAAGGGCGTGGTTCTGCACCAGGACAACGTCTGCGTGATGTTGGTGGTTTGTCAGTTGGTGCCAGTCTTACAGGACAGCCTGTTGCGCAGTCTCAGAGATCTTTTCACCACAGTCTTTCATCACAGGCTGAAGCAGCCAGTGCCAGAAACCCTCAAGTAACCCCAGTTTCTTCGCTCTTTAGTGTTAACAATGAAGATGctgttgatgaggaggaggatgtttcATGTTCTGTCTGCACTGAATCCCGTCGTTACCTAAAGAAGCTACCCTGCAGACACTGTTTCTGCGAATACTGCCTGCAGCAGATTGTAAACCAGCACACAGAGAACAACCCAGCTGGTCACTTTCCCTGTCCACTTTGTCGAGCTAGAATCAGCATTCCTGAGAGAGGGGCGTCGGACTTTCCCATTTCCACTGCAGGCAACACACCAGCCTTGCAGCTGGACGAGATGGCGGACACATTGGCCAGAGTGACCTCACAGTCCATGGTCAAAGGGAGGTGTGAGGGCTGTGGCGAGGAGGACAGCAGGTACACGTGTGTGCAGTGCCAGAAGGAGGTGTGTGAATACTGTCGCCATGATCACCACCAGCATCCTTTGCTGCTGGTGCCCAGCCAGAACTCCCTCGTCCTGCACGGTCACCAGGCGGCGTCACGATGCAGCAGGCACCCTTCTCAAGACGTCCGTTTCTTCTGCCTTTCCTGTCAGCAGCTGTTGTGTGACTTCTGCCACAGAGACAGCCACGCCAAGCATCGAGTGAAAAGCTTGAGCCAGGCTGCAGCATCAGCTAAACAGTCACTTGCAAAGACACAGCGCCGTGTAGATCAATGCATACGTCGACTTGACGCAGCCCGTGAGCATGCAACGAAGGAAATACAGCCAATATCACAAAATATGTTAAAGATTGAGCGAGACATTCGCTCGAGAGCTGCAGAAGCAAGGGCTGTTGTAGACTTGTATGAAAAAAATGCCATCAGCTCTCTGAAGAACAAAGGTGATGCGTTCCGCAAACACATGAGAGTACAACTTAACATTGTTCAAGACAAGATAGCTGGAATGTCGGCCATTCGTGATCATATTCGGCGGCTTCTGCGTTCAGACCAACCAGCTGACCTGATAAAGATGCAGGCCAGTGCCAATGATACCATCGACAAAGATGACTATCTAGACAAGTACACAGACGACCTGCTATTTCACCAGTTCAGCCTGGAACTGAAACATGAAACGTTTTCGCGTTTCACCAAAGAGGTCACGCAGTGGATTGGCACGCCGACTGTGGTGAAGTCAGCAGGTCCAGTGCCTGTCATGAATGTAGAGCTGGTGGTTCCTTTGCCTTGCACTGACCCGCACATTatgactgtgttgtctgtctgccccgtGGGAGACAATTGTGTGTGGATCAATTATCATTATGGCGGTGACGGTGCCGCCATCACTCTCATTGGTATGTGCAATCTGCACACTGGTCATCTGTCCAGAACATTCCCTTCAGAGGGTCCTGTGTCCCTGGTAAAAATCGGTCAAGGCCTGGCTTTGGCCAGTTCACACAATTGTCAAACATTGCTGGTGCTGGAAGGCAGACACGAGATGCTGCCCACGAAATCCTCGTGTGACAGAATTGTCTTTGCCAAAAGAGAATTACGGGCATGTCTCCGGGCCTCCAAAACCGGACATACGAAGCTTGTGATCAATGTTAACACGCCACAAGACGTGTTTGAACCAACACAAAATGTGTTCAGACTCTCGGGACTCCAGGATCCCCGGCAGATGGACATCAGCAGTGACGGCCAGCTGGCTGTCATCGTTGACAAGGATGACGCCATCCACGTGGTTTCCTGTGGTGGCTGGAAGGCCAGAATGGTGGTCAGTGTCAAGGACAACAGCAAACTGCTCAGCGTCATCTCTGATGTCTGCTTCTTCTCACTGGGAGGACATGAGGTGCTGCTGGTGGCTGACCCTTCCAGAGAAGACGTCATTGTTCTGGACGTGTCCAAATATCGCTGTTTTCACTTGGGCTTTCTCACTCACATGTCTGGGCGCCTGCAGCACCCCTTTGCGTTGAATGTGGACTCAACCACAGGATACCTTGTTGTTGCATGTGGGGGAAAGTCCATTGTTCTTTGTGGAGACACAGGGGTGAAGTTGGGTGATGGCACGAAGGCTCGTCTTAAAACAAGATCAGCATGA
- the LOC143283997 gene encoding uncharacterized protein LOC143283997 isoform X2, with protein sequence MAERTGVTSSNSPAVAGGTLRTRQEPGTRCPPQPSELRIPFRAAGADLTCQLSRIRTMARESTSSSSSSQNAQDGESSERPVSGPSLQSHAGSLNRPRVSTESASRPFSSIPPTASASGWRNGDQGRGSAPGQRLRDVGGLSVGASLTGQPVAQSQRSFHHSLSSQAEAASARNPQVTPVSSLFSVNNEDAVDEEEDVSCSVCTESRRYLKKLPCRHCFCEYCLQQIVNQHTENNPAGHFPCPLCRARISIPERGASDFPISTAGNTPALQLDEMADTLARVTSQSMVKGRCEGCGEEDSRYTCVQCQKEVCEYCRHDHHQHPLLLVPSQNSLVLHGHQAASRCSRHPSQDVRFFCLSCQQLLCDFCHRDSHAKHRVKSLSQAAASAKQSLAKTQRRVDQCIRRLDAAREHATKEIQPISQNMLKIERDIRSRAAEARAVVDLYEKNAISSLKNKGDAFRKHMRVQLNIVQDKIAGMSAIRDHIRRLLRSDQPADLIKMQASANDTIDKDDYLDKYTDDLLFHQFSLELKHETFSRFTKEVTQWIGTPTVVKSAGPVPVMNVELVVPLPCTDPHIMTVLSVCPVGDNCVWINYHYGGDGAAITLIGMCNLHTGHLSRTFPSEGPVSLVKIGQGLALASSHNCQTLLVLEGRHEMLPTKSSCDRIVFAKRELRACLRASKTGHTKLVINVNTPQDVFEPTQNVFRLSGLQDPRQMDISSDGQLAVIVDKDDAIHVVSCGGWKARMVVSVKDNSKLLSVISDVCFFSLGGHEVLLVADPSREDVIVLDVSKYRCFHLGFLTHMSGRLQHPFALNVDSTTGYLVVACGGKSIVLCGDTGVKLGDGTKARLKTRSA encoded by the coding sequence ATGGCAGAACGCACAGGAGTGACCTCTTCCAATTCACCTGCTGTGGCCGGAGGCACTTTACGGACAAGACAAGAACCTGGCACCAGATGCCCCCCACAACCTTCGGAACTAAGAATCCCCTTCCGCGCAGCAGGTGCAGATCTCACGTGTCAACTGTCTAGGATTAGAACCATGGCTAGAGAATCGACATCCTCCTCATCGTCCAGTCAGAATGCACAGGACGGGGAGAGCTCAGAAAGACCAGTCTCTGGCCCGTCTCTCCAGTCACATGCTGGTTCCCTCAACAGGCCACGAGTCAGCACAGAGTCAGCCAGCAGGCCattttcctccatccctcccacagCCTCTGCCAGTGGATGGAGAAACGGTGACCAAGGGCGTGGTTCTGCACCAGGACAACGTCTGCGTGATGTTGGTGGTTTGTCAGTTGGTGCCAGTCTTACAGGACAGCCTGTTGCGCAGTCTCAGAGATCTTTTCACCACAGTCTTTCATCACAGGCTGAAGCAGCCAGTGCCAGAAACCCTCAAGTAACCCCAGTTTCTTCGCTCTTTAGTGTTAACAATGAAGATGctgttgatgaggaggaggatgtttcATGTTCTGTCTGCACTGAATCCCGTCGTTACCTAAAGAAGCTACCCTGCAGACACTGTTTCTGCGAATACTGCCTGCAGCAGATTGTAAACCAGCACACAGAGAACAACCCAGCTGGTCACTTTCCCTGTCCACTTTGTCGAGCTAGAATCAGCATTCCTGAGAGAGGGGCGTCGGACTTTCCCATTTCCACTGCAGGCAACACACCAGCCTTGCAGCTGGACGAGATGGCGGACACATTGGCCAGAGTGACCTCACAGTCCATGGTCAAAGGGAGGTGTGAGGGCTGTGGCGAGGAGGACAGCAGGTACACGTGTGTGCAGTGCCAGAAGGAGGTGTGTGAATACTGTCGCCATGATCACCACCAGCATCCTTTGCTGCTGGTGCCCAGCCAGAACTCCCTCGTCCTGCACGGTCACCAGGCGGCGTCACGATGCAGCAGGCACCCTTCTCAAGACGTCCGTTTCTTCTGCCTTTCCTGTCAGCAGCTGTTGTGTGACTTCTGCCACAGAGACAGCCACGCCAAGCATCGAGTGAAAAGCTTGAGCCAGGCTGCAGCATCAGCTAAACAGTCACTTGCAAAGACACAGCGCCGTGTAGATCAATGCATACGTCGACTTGACGCAGCCCGTGAGCATGCAACGAAGGAAATACAGCCAATATCACAAAATATGTTAAAGATTGAGCGAGACATTCGCTCGAGAGCTGCAGAAGCAAGGGCTGTTGTAGACTTGTATGAAAAAAATGCCATCAGCTCTCTGAAGAACAAAGGTGATGCGTTCCGCAAACACATGAGAGTACAACTTAACATTGTTCAAGACAAGATAGCTGGAATGTCGGCCATTCGTGATCATATTCGGCGGCTTCTGCGTTCAGACCAACCAGCTGACCTGATAAAGATGCAGGCCAGTGCCAATGATACCATCGACAAAGATGACTATCTAGACAAGTACACAGACGACCTGCTATTTCACCAGTTCAGCCTGGAACTGAAACATGAAACGTTTTCGCGTTTCACCAAAGAGGTCACGCAGTGGATTGGCACGCCGACTGTGGTGAAGTCAGCAGGTCCAGTGCCTGTCATGAATGTAGAGCTGGTGGTTCCTTTGCCTTGCACTGACCCGCACATTatgactgtgttgtctgtctgccccgtGGGAGACAATTGTGTGTGGATCAATTATCATTATGGCGGTGACGGTGCCGCCATCACTCTCATTGGTATGTGCAATCTGCACACTGGTCATCTGTCCAGAACATTCCCTTCAGAGGGTCCTGTGTCCCTGGTAAAAATCGGTCAAGGCCTGGCTTTGGCCAGTTCACACAATTGTCAAACATTGCTGGTGCTGGAAGGCAGACACGAGATGCTGCCCACGAAATCCTCGTGTGACAGAATTGTCTTTGCCAAAAGAGAATTACGGGCATGTCTCCGGGCCTCCAAAACCGGACATACGAAGCTTGTGATCAATGTTAACACGCCACAAGACGTGTTTGAACCAACACAAAATGTGTTCAGACTCTCGGGACTCCAGGATCCCCGGCAGATGGACATCAGCAGTGACGGCCAGCTGGCTGTCATCGTTGACAAGGATGACGCCATCCACGTGGTTTCCTGTGGTGGCTGGAAGGCCAGAATGGTGGTCAGTGTCAAGGACAACAGCAAACTGCTCAGCGTCATCTCTGATGTCTGCTTCTTCTCACTGGGAGGACATGAGGTGCTGCTGGTGGCTGACCCTTCCAGAGAAGACGTCATTGTTCTGGACGTGTCCAAATATCGCTGTTTTCACTTGGGCTTTCTCACTCACATGTCTGGGCGCCTGCAGCACCCCTTTGCGTTGAATGTGGACTCAACCACAGGATACCTTGTTGTTGCATGTGGGGGAAAGTCCATTGTTCTTTGTGGAGACACAGGGGTGAAGTTGGGTGATGGCACGAAGGCTCGTCTTAAAACAAGATCAGCATGA